In a single window of the Elaeis guineensis isolate ETL-2024a chromosome 4, EG11, whole genome shotgun sequence genome:
- the LOC105043190 gene encoding membrane protein PM19L: MAQTVGRNIAAPLLFLNLIMYIIVVGFASWNLNHFINGQTNYPGVAGNGATFYFLIFAILAGVLGVASKLAGANHIRAWRNDSLAAAASSSVVAWAITALAFGLACKEINIGGHRGWRLRTLEAFIIILTFTQLLYVLMLHAGVFSSKYGPGYRDPDYGLGGGPGVEPAQKGTRV; this comes from the exons ATGGCTCAAACAGTGGGGAGGAACATAGCAGCACCGCTGCTGTTTCTGAACCTCATAATGTATATAATAGTGGTGGGTTTTGCGAGCTGGAACCTGAACCACTTCATTAATGGCCAGACTAACTATCCTG GGGTGGCCGGCAATGGTGCGACATTCTACTTCCTGATATTCGCAATACTCGCCGGCGTGCTCGGCGTTGCATCGAAGCTAGCCGGTGCCAACCACATTAGAGCTTGGAGGAATGATAGCCTCGCCGCGGCTGCCTCATCTTCGGTCGTTGCATGGGCCATTACTGCCTTAGCCTTTGG GTTGGCATGCAAGGAGATCAACATTGGAGGTCACAGGGGATGGAGACTCAGGACTTTGGAGGCCTTCATCATCATATTGACCTTCACTCAGCTTCTCTACGTGTTGATGCTGCATGCAGGGGTGTTCAGTAGCAAGTATGGGCCCGGGTACAGAGATCCGGATTATGGGCTGGGTGGTGGGCCGGGAGTTGAACCGGCCCAGAAGGGAACCAGGGTTTAA
- the LOC105043226 gene encoding protein CANDIDATE G-PROTEIN COUPLED RECEPTOR 7 has protein sequence MGPLYYSLHHHLLLLLPFLLSTLPVTQSEIKNTKIVADARNLILFEQFGYVHGGHAVVSIEDVSWKPPPHRQKSDVNPTFMGFFLIRRTLFPGIMNESLYTDRFCPLMSHFVVPILTFEDLDAGWSCTRSVEVPNQDEYSLLFCNCQPDVEVTMDVRTEMYNVEGAGGDKDYLPAGTTQLPKIYFTFFLVYSVFFMVWVFICVKKRATVDKIHLVMGALLLFKGLKLVCAAEDTWYVKRTGTPHGWDVAFYVFGFFKGILLFTVIVLIGTGWSFLKPYLQVCYLDACNCSSNLLRGNIFALFTLFKTFF, from the coding sequence ATGGGCCCACTCTATTATTCCCtgcaccaccacctcctcctcctcctccccttcctgcTATCCACCCTGCCCGTTACCCAATCCGAGATCAAAAACACTAAAATCGTCGCCGACGCAAGGAACCTAATCCTATTCGAGCAGTTCGGGTACGTGCATGGCGGCCATGCAGTCGTCTCCATCGAAGACGTCTCATGGAAGCCGCCACCTCATCGACAAAAATCCGACGTCAACCCCACGTTCATGGGCTTCTTCCTCATCCGCCGGACGCTGTTCCCTGGCATCATGAACGAATCCCTGTACACCGACCGCTTCTGCCCTCTCATGAGCCACTTCGTCGTTCCGATCCTCACATTCGAAGACCTCGACGCCGGCTGGAGCTGCACCCGATCAGTGGAGGTCCCGAATCAAGATGAGTACAGCCTGCTGTTCTGCAACTGCCAGCCGGACGTCGAGGTGACCATGGACGTGAGGACCGAGATGTACAACGTGGAAGGCGCCGGCGGCGACAAGGATTACCTGCCGGCGGGGACGACGCAGCTGCCCAAGATATACTTCACCTTCTTCCTGGTGTACTCGGTGTTCTTCATGGTGTGGGTCTTCATCTGCGTCAAGAAGCGTGCGACGGTGGACAAGATTCACTTGGTGATGGGGGCGTTGCTGCTGTTCAAGGGGCTCAAGCTGGTGTGCGCTGCGGAGGATACGTGGTACGTGAAGAGGACCGGGACGCCGCATGGGTGGGACGTGGCCTTCTACGTGTTTGGGTTCTTTAAGGGGATTTTATTGTTTACTGTGATCGTCCTCATAGGGACTGGTTGGTCGTTCTTGAAGCCATACCTACAGGTTTGTTATCTAGATGCATGCAATTGTTCCAGTAATTTATTACGTGGAAATATTTTTGCTTTATTTACTTTATTCAaaacttttttttag
- the LOC105043192 gene encoding uncharacterized protein, giving the protein MEGHSGWGTLVDGWRKGPWTAQEDEILIEHVNQHGEGRWNSISKLTGLRRSGKSCRLRWVNYLRPDLKRGKITPHEENIILELHALWGNRWSTIARSLPGRTDNEIKNYWRTHFKKSKPSKNIERARARFLRQQQEQHKLKEEQRQEEQQQADMRGMMMTQVEEAALAPQEMQEMAYMYPLTSMLQWGGGSCSVSDGSSEEEVWGSLWNLDDIHDDLDGACRGGLTLQDQVLTFY; this is encoded by the exons ATGGAGGGGCATTCCGGTTGGGGGACACTGGTAGATGGATGGAGGAAAGGTCCATGGACGGCCCAAGAAGATGAGATCCTCATTGAGCATGTCAACCAACATGGTGAAGGAAGATGGAACTCCATCTCCAAGCTAACAG GGCTTAGACGGAGTGGCAAGAGCTGCAGGCTAAGGTGGGTGAACTACCTAAGGCCTGACCTTAAAAGAGGGAAGATTACTCcccatgaggagaatatcattctTGAGCTTCATGCTTTGTGGGGAAACAG GTGGTCCACAATTGCTCGGAGCCTCCCTGGGAGGACCGACAACGAGATCAAGAACTACTGGAGGACCCATTTCAAGAAGAGCAAGCCTTCGAAGAATATCGAGAGGGCGAGAGCTCGGTTTTTGAGGCAGCAACAGGAGCAACACAAGCTGAAAGAAGAGCAGCGCCAAGAAGAGCAGCAACAAGCTGATATGAGAGGGATGATGATGACCCAAGTAGAGGAAGCAGCACTTGCACCACAGGAGATGCAGGAGATGGCCTATATGTACCCCTTAACCTCTATGCTTCAATGGGGTGGTGGCAGCTGCTCTGTGAGCGATGGCTCCAGCGAGGAAGAGGTGTGGGGGAGCCTGTGGAACCTTGATGACATACATGATGATCTAGATGGGGCATGTCGTGGCGGTTTAACACTGCAAGATCAAGTACTTACTTTCTACTGA